The Coffea arabica cultivar ET-39 chromosome 9e, Coffea Arabica ET-39 HiFi, whole genome shotgun sequence genome has a window encoding:
- the LOC113709953 gene encoding uncharacterized protein, with the protein MLGQNITENLIHKPSMSKRYPEKTSGISFWAFLLFTFIYISIFYIFGLSPLALMNTTKFWFFISNTIILIIAADFGAFSSTGNNDYFEEYVKSTHVRIPPLFKFHNVKLVEEKIRQQWEAALDHEKPQETIKDVIVTQNSEPCEEKKLLVITRKDHDVKNIKEYSHSSKQDQVIVPKIENIEAVEEKKEMKCIRTKSDKLILAANDEKRIQRSQSERYDYDSNLEKKIEDQNEFSTLSDEELNQRVEEFIKRFNRQIRLQATRDRQTSLFHEV; encoded by the coding sequence ATGCTTGGACAAAATATAACAGAAAATTTAATTCACAAGCCAAGCATGTCGAAAAGATACCCTGAAAAGACAAGCGGAATATCCTTTTGGGCCTTTCTTCTGTTCACTTTCATCTATATTTCCATATTTTACATTTTCGGACTTTCTCCTTTGGCTCTCATGAACACAACAAAATTCTGGTTCTTCATATCCAATACTATCATTTTGATTATTGCAGCGGATTTTGGAGCTTTTTCTTCGACAGGGAATAATGATTATTTTGAAGAGTATGTAAAGAGTACTCATGTGAGGATTCCCCCTCTTTTCAAATTCCATAACGTAAAGTTGGTGGAGGAAAAAATTCGTCAGCAATGGGAGGCAGCTCTGGATCATGAGAAGCCACAGGAAACGATTAAAGACGTAATTGTTACTCAAAACAGTGAACCCTGTGAGGAAAAGAAATTACTCGTCATCACACGCAAAGATCATGACGTTAAAAACATCAAGGAATATTCTCACAGTTCGAAACAAGATCAAGTTATtgtaccaaaaattgaaaacattgAAGCTGTGGAAGAAAAGAAGGAGATGAAATGCATCAGAACGAAATCTGACAAGCTAATCTTGGCTGCAAATGATGAGAAAAGAATCCAGAGGTCACAATCTGAGAGATATGATTACGACAGCAATCTTGAAAAAAAGATAGAAGATCAGAACGAGTTCTCAACCTTGTCTGATGAAGAATTGAACCAAAGAGTTGAGGAATTTATCAAAAGATTTAACAGGCAAATTAGGCTTCAAGCTACAAGGGACCGCCAAACTAGTCTTTTCCATGAAGTTTAG